In Dermacentor silvarum isolate Dsil-2018 chromosome 2, BIME_Dsil_1.4, whole genome shotgun sequence, the following proteins share a genomic window:
- the LOC125943393 gene encoding uncharacterized protein LOC125943393, with product MENETKTSASRETSSISGASAAVGPATTTSEQRGGQEQEASQEEESEKKKPITKFEEEAQPAPFLQLFKYSSFKDRAFTAIGCAVAVVTGFAMPTLIVLMGRLLRKFIVFQSVASELCGNQSSAVIPYIYVAQANET from the exons ATGGAAAATGAGACGAAAACGAGCGCTTCACGAGAAACGAGCAGCATCTCTGGCGCCAGCGCCGCGGTCGGTCCGGCTACCACGACGTCCGAGCAGCGCGGGGGACAGGAACAGGAAGCCTCGCAGGAGGAAGAATCAGA GAAGAAAAAGCCAATCACCAAATTTGAAGAGGAAGCCCAGCCAGCTCCATTTTTGCAGCTG TTCAAGTACTCTTCGTTCAAGGACCGCGCCTTCACGGCCATCGGCTGCGCGGTTGCCGTGGTGACAGGCTTCGCCATGCCGACTCTAATCGTGCTTATGGGACGTCTTCTACGCAAGTTCATCGTCTTCCAGTCGGTTGCCAGCGAGCTCTGCGGGAACCAAAG TTCTGCTGTAATACCATACATTTACGTTGCTCAGGCGAATGAAACGTAA